GCAGGACATCTCCGTGTACGAGCGCGTGGAAATCCTGCGCGGCGCGAACGGCCTGCTGCACGGCTCGGGCAACCCGGCCGCGACGGTCAACCTCGTGCGCAAGCGGCCGCAGTACCAGTTCTCCGCGAACGCGAGCGTGAGCGTCGGCAGTTGGGACCGCTATCGCGCGGAAGCCGACATCGGCGGGCCGCTCAATGCGGCCGGCACCGTGCGCAGCCGGCTCGTCGCCGCGTACGAGGATCGCCATTTCTTCTACGACCACGCGAAGCAGGACACGCGCTCGATCTACGGGATCACGGAAGTCGACGTGACGCGCGACACGCTGCTCACGTTCGGCGCGCAATACCAGACGACGCGTTCGATACCCGACATGTCCGGCGTGCCGATGGCGCGCGACGGCTCGAGCCTCGGCCTGTCGCGCTCGACGTTCCTCGACACCGCGTGGGGCCACTTCGACTGGGACACGACACGCGCGTTCGCGTCGGTCGAGCAGAAGCTCGGCGCCGGCTGGAAGGCGAAGGTCAGCGGCGAATACCAGAGCGTGCGCTCGGACCTGAAGTACGCGGGCTCGTACGGCGCGATCAACCCGGCGACCGGCGCGGGCGGTGCGCTGACGGGCGGCGCATATCAGTTCAGCAGTTACAGCCGCAGCATCGATGCGAACGTGCAGGGCCCGGTGCATGCATTCGGCCTCACGCACGACCTGTTGTTCGGCGTGACCTACGCGAACAGCAGCAGCGGGCAGATGACGGCGCAGCTGCTGGGCAACGTGGTCGGCACGCCGGTGAACGTGTACCGCTGGAACCCGAGCAGCGTGCCCGAGCCGGACGTCGGTCCGTACCAGCAGTCGCAGCAGAACGACATTTCGCAGAAGGGCGTGTACGGGCTCGGCCGCATCAAGCTCGCGGAACCCGTCACGCTCGTGCTCGGTGGCCGCATGAGCTGGTGGAACCAGGACAGCCTCGGTGCGCATTACAACACCGGCCACCAGTTCACGCCGTACGGCGGGCTGATCTGGGATTTCGCGCGCGACTGGTCGTGGTACGCGAGCTATGCGGAAGTGTTCCAGCCGCAAACCAAGTCGATGTGGGGCGGCGGCATCCTGACGCCGGTGAAGGGGCGCACCTACGAAACGGGCGTGAAGGGCGAGCTGGCGGGCGGCAAGCTGAACGTGTCGCTCGCGGCGTTCCGCATCGATCTCGACAACAGCCCGCAGGTCGATCTCGCGCATCCGTGCGCGGGGCCGAACTGCTACTACGTGAACGGCGGCAGCGTGCGCAGCCAGGGCTTCGAATTCGAGGCGAACGGCCGCATCACGCCGTGGTGGAGCGTGTGGGCGAGCTACACGTACGACACGATGAGCTACGCGGACAACCTCGCGAACGCGGGCTCGTCGTTCGCGCCGCTGCTGAACCCGCGTCACCTGTTCCGGCTGTGGACCAACTACGACCTGCCGTGGCAGGAACGGCGCTGGAGCGTCGGCGGCGGCGTGCAGGTGCAGAGCAATTACTCGGCGCAGGCGGGCGGCGTCACGATGAGCCAGGGCGGCTACGCGCTCGCGAGCCTGCGGCTCGGCTACCGCTACGACAAGCACTGGAGCGCGGCGGTCAACGTCAACAACCTGTTCGACCGCAAGTACTACCTGAGCCTGAGCAACCCGGGCTGGAACAACCGTTACGGGGAACCGCGCAACGTGATGCTGACCGTGCGCGGGCAGTTCTGATGGCGGGCGGCTGGGGGACGCGCGCGGCGCTTGCGATCGGCGGCGTGCTGCCGGGCGCGGTCGCGCTGGCGGTCACGCTCGCCCGTCATTACCCGGCCGACGGCCTGAACCGGCTCTACGCGGCCGTGCTGCTGTCGCTTGCGGCGGGCGTCGCCGTGCTGCTGTGGGTGCTCGTCGCGCCCGGGCGGCGGCAGGCCGCGTGGCGTGCGGGGGCGTGGCTCGCGGTGCTCGTGCCGTGCGCGATGTTCTGGGGAGGGCGCTGACATGGACGCTTCATTGCGTTCGCGCTGGCGCGCCCTACATCGCGGCGCCGGTGCGCTGTTCGGCGTGGTGCTGTTCGTCGTGCTGTTCAGCGGCACGTGGAGCCTCGCGACCGATTCGATGCAGGGCTGGTGGCGGCCATCGTCGATCGCCGTCGCGCGGCCGTCGCTGCCGCTGAATGAACTCGTCGCGCGCGCGGCGGCGCTCGGCGTTTCGCTGCGCGATGCGCGCATCGTGCTGCCGCAACCGGACGATCCTGCGATCCGTTTCTGCGACGCCCGCCAGGCGTGCACGCTGGCGCTCGACCCGGCGACGGGCGAACGGCTCGCCGACGGCGGACGCGCGGCGTTGCTCGTCACGCTGCACAAGACACTGTTCGCGGGCTTTCCCGGGCGCATCTTCGTGAGCCTGTGGGGCATCGTGCTGCTCGTGCTCATCGTCGCGGGCGTGGTCGTGCATCACCGGCGCTGGCCCGACGCGGCGCGCATCCGGCGCGGCAAAGGGTTGCGCGCCGCGCTGTTCGACCTGCACGCGTGGATCGGCCTGTGGGGCTCGCCGTGGCTCGTGCTGTTCGCATTCACCGGCGCGTTGTCGGGGCTCGGCGCGCTCGGCACGGTGTCGCTCGCGGGCGTCGCGTATCCGGGGCAGCCGCAGCGCGCGTTCGCCGAACTGCTCGGCGGGCCTCCGCCTGCGGCCGCCGGTGGCGCGTGGCAACGCGCGCCCGATCTCGATGCGCTGTTGCGGCGCGACGCGGCACGCATGCCGGATTTCCGGCCCGAAGCGGTCGTGCTGCATGGCTGGGGCGATGCGAACGCGCGCGTCGAGATTGCCGGCACGACGGCCGGCCTGCCGAGTACGGCGGTGTTCGAGCGTCACCTGTACCGCGCGGCGGACGGGCAATGGCTCGCGGATGCCACGTCGCGCGGCCGCGGTTTCTGGCTGCGCGCGTTCATCGCGGTGCAGCCGCTGCACTTCGCGCAGTACGGCTGGGTGGGGGCGATGGGTGGCGTGCTGCGCGTCGTGCATTTCCTGATGGGGCTCGCCGCGTGCGCGCTGTGCGCGACGGGGCTGCATCTGTGGATCGAGCGGCGGCGCGCGCAGCAGGATCGCGCCGCGAACGTGCTGGCCGCGATCGCCGTCGGCACCTGCGGCGGGCTTGTGCTCGCGGGTGGCGTGCTGCTGCTCGCAGGGCGTGCGTTGCCCGATGGCGTGCACGTCGACCATGTGCTCGCGATGCTGTTCTGGGCCGTATGGGGCGGCACGGTCGCGCTCGCGGCCTGCGTGGCCGATCGCGCGGCGTGGCTACGCAGGCTGATGGGCGCGGCCGGCGCCGCGTACGGGCTGGCCGGCGTGACGCACTGCGCGATCGCGCTGCTCGGCGCGGGCGAGCCCGTGTACTGGCCGATCGACGCGGCACTCGTCGCATTCGGCGCGTTGCTGCTGCGTGCCGCGCGTCGTCCACGCCGTGATGCGATGCGGCCCGCGCGCGTACCGGCCGGCGCCGAACCTTTTTAATGTCATGCAACTGGAGACTTCGATGCGCGATCTGCTCGAACATCGCCGCCTGGTCATTACGATCACGCTGCTTTACCTGTCACAGGGAATCCCGATCGGCATTGCGATGGACGCGATGCCGACCCTGCTGCGCCACGACGGCGCGCCGCTTCACGCACTGGCGTTCCTGCCGCTCGTCGGTTTGCCGTGGGTCGTGAAATTCCTGTGGGCGCCCGTCGTCGACAACCGCTGGTCGCCGCGCATCGGCCGGCGGCGCAGCTGGATGCTGCCGATGCAGACGCTCGTCGTGCTGTGCCTCGGCAGCCTCGCGCAGATCGGCATGACGGTCGCGACGGCCGGGTGGGCGGTCGGCCTGCTGGCCGTCGCGTCGCTCGCGAGCGCGACGCAGGACATCGCGAACGACGGGATGGCCGCCGAGCACTTCAGCGGCGACACGCTCGCGAAGATCAACGCGATCCAGATCGCGGGCGTGATGATCGGCTTCTTCGGCGGCGGCGCCGGCACGTTGACGCTGATCGGCCTGTTCGGCCAGCGCGCCGCGTTTCTCGCGCTGGCCGCCGTGCCGCTCGCGAGCCTGGCGTGCGTGCTGTGGGTGCTGCCGAGCGATGCGGACCGCGCACGCGTGCAAGCCGACCACAATGCGAGCCTCGTGCGCTTCGCGAAGCGGCCGCGCTCGTGGTCGCTGCTGTCGCTCGCGCTGCTGTCGGCGATGACGGCCGTATCGGGCTTCGGCTTGTCAAAGCTGTTTCTCAACGACGCGGGCTGGACGCTCGACGCGATCGGGAAACTCGGGATGGCCGGTGGCATCGTGACGGTCGTGCTCGGTTGCGGCGGCGGCGCGTGGCTCGTCCGGCGGCTCGGGTTGTGGCCTGCGTTTACGGCCGGCGTGAGCTGTGCGGGCGCGGCCGCGCTGCTGTGGTTCGCACAGGCGAGCGGGTGGCTGCCGGTGTCGTCGTCGTGGGCATGGCTGTGCACGGTACTCGGCTCACTGGCGACCGGGATCACGTCGGTGTCGATCATGACGGCCGGCATGCGCTTCGCGGGCGGCAGCGACCAGGCCGGCACCGACGTGACGGCCGTGCAGAGCACGCGCGATCTCGGCGAGCTGATCGCGTCGTCGACGATTTTGTCGCTCACCGCGAAGGTGGGATATACGGGCGGGTTCCTGGCCGGTGTGGCGCTGGCGGTGCTGGCCGCGTTGATCGCGATGCGGTTGCGGCGGCGGGAGGCGGCGCAGCGCGGGGTGGCGGGCGACGTGCTTGCGTAGCGGCACGTTGACGCTGCATGACGGG
This window of the Burkholderia lata genome carries:
- a CDS encoding TonB-dependent siderophore receptor; translated protein: MRYEVLEPGRSRTKGARVARVGRGRWRPSLYLGLLIAAHPAVAFAETAPVPASAAGAEVRKEEATAVKAAAGELKAISVTASRGVADDPSVATVGKMPLALREIPQSVSVTTRERIDQQNLFSLDEVMQQSAGVTVQPYVLLTTAYFVRGFKVDSFEFDGVPVVIGDMASAPQDISVYERVEILRGANGLLHGSGNPAATVNLVRKRPQYQFSANASVSVGSWDRYRAEADIGGPLNAAGTVRSRLVAAYEDRHFFYDHAKQDTRSIYGITEVDVTRDTLLTFGAQYQTTRSIPDMSGVPMARDGSSLGLSRSTFLDTAWGHFDWDTTRAFASVEQKLGAGWKAKVSGEYQSVRSDLKYAGSYGAINPATGAGGALTGGAYQFSSYSRSIDANVQGPVHAFGLTHDLLFGVTYANSSSGQMTAQLLGNVVGTPVNVYRWNPSSVPEPDVGPYQQSQQNDISQKGVYGLGRIKLAEPVTLVLGGRMSWWNQDSLGAHYNTGHQFTPYGGLIWDFARDWSWYASYAEVFQPQTKSMWGGGILTPVKGRTYETGVKGELAGGKLNVSLAAFRIDLDNSPQVDLAHPCAGPNCYYVNGGSVRSQGFEFEANGRITPWWSVWASYTYDTMSYADNLANAGSSFAPLLNPRHLFRLWTNYDLPWQERRWSVGGGVQVQSNYSAQAGGVTMSQGGYALASLRLGYRYDKHWSAAVNVNNLFDRKYYLSLSNPGWNNRYGEPRNVMLTVRGQF
- a CDS encoding PepSY-associated TM helix domain-containing protein is translated as MDASLRSRWRALHRGAGALFGVVLFVVLFSGTWSLATDSMQGWWRPSSIAVARPSLPLNELVARAAALGVSLRDARIVLPQPDDPAIRFCDARQACTLALDPATGERLADGGRAALLVTLHKTLFAGFPGRIFVSLWGIVLLVLIVAGVVVHHRRWPDAARIRRGKGLRAALFDLHAWIGLWGSPWLVLFAFTGALSGLGALGTVSLAGVAYPGQPQRAFAELLGGPPPAAAGGAWQRAPDLDALLRRDAARMPDFRPEAVVLHGWGDANARVEIAGTTAGLPSTAVFERHLYRAADGQWLADATSRGRGFWLRAFIAVQPLHFAQYGWVGAMGGVLRVVHFLMGLAACALCATGLHLWIERRRAQQDRAANVLAAIAVGTCGGLVLAGGVLLLAGRALPDGVHVDHVLAMLFWAVWGGTVALAACVADRAAWLRRLMGAAGAAYGLAGVTHCAIALLGAGEPVYWPIDAALVAFGALLLRAARRPRRDAMRPARVPAGAEPF
- a CDS encoding RhtX/FptX family siderophore transporter, producing MRDLLEHRRLVITITLLYLSQGIPIGIAMDAMPTLLRHDGAPLHALAFLPLVGLPWVVKFLWAPVVDNRWSPRIGRRRSWMLPMQTLVVLCLGSLAQIGMTVATAGWAVGLLAVASLASATQDIANDGMAAEHFSGDTLAKINAIQIAGVMIGFFGGGAGTLTLIGLFGQRAAFLALAAVPLASLACVLWVLPSDADRARVQADHNASLVRFAKRPRSWSLLSLALLSAMTAVSGFGLSKLFLNDAGWTLDAIGKLGMAGGIVTVVLGCGGGAWLVRRLGLWPAFTAGVSCAGAAALLWFAQASGWLPVSSSWAWLCTVLGSLATGITSVSIMTAGMRFAGGSDQAGTDVTAVQSTRDLGELIASSTILSLTAKVGYTGGFLAGVALAVLAALIAMRLRRREAAQRGVAGDVLA